A window from Hydrogenobacter hydrogenophilus encodes these proteins:
- a CDS encoding ABC transporter ATP-binding protein, with amino-acid sequence MNKVVQVENLSLSLNGREILKDINFEVLQGEIFTIVGGSGSGKTSITKCIVGLWKPTEGKVEVFGKDINTLSIKELDSLRKDIGYVFQGSALFDSLKVWENVGFYYLERTNMSQKEIRQLALEKLRLVGLDEDVLELYPSELSGGMKKRVGIARAIATDPKLIIYDEPTSGLDPITSRMIDDLILSLRDKMGTTSIVVSHDLISAFSISDRIMVLKDGRTVQIGSPQDILSSEIPFVKEFLRSGFTHRINL; translated from the coding sequence GTGAATAAAGTAGTTCAAGTGGAAAACCTTTCTTTGAGCTTAAACGGCAGGGAAATTCTCAAAGACATAAATTTTGAGGTGCTTCAAGGTGAAATATTCACCATAGTAGGTGGGAGCGGTAGCGGTAAAACATCTATAACCAAGTGCATAGTTGGTCTGTGGAAACCTACAGAAGGGAAAGTTGAAGTTTTTGGAAAGGATATAAACACCTTGAGCATCAAAGAACTTGACAGCCTAAGAAAGGATATAGGTTATGTATTTCAGGGCTCAGCACTGTTTGATAGTTTAAAGGTTTGGGAGAATGTGGGTTTTTACTACTTGGAACGCACCAACATGAGCCAGAAAGAGATAAGACAGTTAGCTCTTGAAAAGCTAAGGCTTGTAGGTTTAGATGAAGATGTCCTTGAGCTTTATCCTTCTGAGCTCTCAGGTGGAATGAAGAAGAGAGTGGGTATAGCAAGAGCCATAGCAACGGATCCTAAACTGATCATCTACGATGAGCCCACCTCAGGCCTTGACCCCATCACAAGCAGGATGATAGATGACCTTATCCTGTCTTTGAGGGATAAGATGGGCACTACCTCCATAGTGGTTTCCCATGACCTTATATCAGCTTTTAGTATATCTGACAGAATTATGGTGCTAAAAGATGGCAGAACGGTGCAGATAGGTTCTCCTCAGGATATACTCTCTTCGGAAATACCCTTTGTGAAGGAATTTCTCAGGAGCGGATTTACACATCGAATAAATCTATAA